GGTGAGCGGACCGCTGTACGAGAACGGACAATTCGCCTCGCCGATGCCCATACACGCATTGGCCCAGTTCATCTCGTGGCTGACCGCGATGCGCGGCAACGTCTGCGGGATGCTCATGACATCCATCGCCGGACCCTTTGTGAAGATGCGCGGATTATGACCGTACGTGTCGTACACGATGACGCCTTTGTCGCCGATCAGCATGGCGCCGCCGCCCGGGTTGACTTCCGCGTCGGCCGGCATCTCCGGTGGCCGGCGCGGCAGCAGTCCGCCGTCATACCAGGTCATCTTGACCGGCGTGCGCCCGCCACGAGCGAATTCGTAATGGACAAGGGTCGAAAGCGGATACGACGCCTTATCCTCCCCGCCCCAGGGCGAGCCGGCGGCCTCCACCGATGTCGGCGCATCGAGGTCGAGCGCCCAGTACGCGTGGTCAATCAGGTGGGCGCCCATGTCGCCCAGGGCGCCCGTGCCCCAGTCGGCCCAGCCGCGCCATGAGAAGGGCGTGTAGGCCGGATGGTATGGTACCGCGGGCGCCGGCCCGAGAAACAGGTCCCAGGCGAGCGTCTTAGGCGCCGATTCGCCCTTCTCCGGGCGAGCCATGCCCTGCGGCCAGATCGGTCGATTCGTCCAGACATGGACTTCGCTTACGGTGCCGATGGCGCCGGCCCAGATCCATTCCAGCATTTTCCGACCGTCGTCGTGCGAGTGCCCCTGGTTGCCCATCTGGGTTACGACGCCGGTCTCGGCCGCTACCTGGCGGAGCACCCGTGCTTCATGGACGGTGTACGTGAGGGGTTTCTGGACGTACACGTGTTTGCCCATTTTCATGGCCATGACGGCCGCCGGCGCATGGGTGTGGTCCGGCGTGGCGATGACGACGCCCTCGATGTCCTTCTGCTTATCGAGCATCTCGCGGAAGTCCTTGTACCGCTTTGCTTTGTCGTAGGCGGCCTTGAGCGCGACGCGATCCTCGCGCGGCTTGCCTTCCCGGTCGACGAACGAGGCCTCGACGCTCCTGTCATCCACATCGCAGATGGCGACGATATTCTGGCTGACCAGGTTGTTCATGTTGGACGCCCCCATCCCGCCGGCGCCGATAGACGCCACGTTGAGCATATCGGATGGGGCCAGGAAACCGGGGCCGCCGAGAACATGCCGGGGGACAATCAGGGCGCCAAACGCCGCTGCGGCGCTTTGCCCCATAAAGGTGCGTCGATTGATACCAGTGTGCTTCATGACCGTTCGGTTGTGCATAAACGTGATAGCCGGTATAGACACCAGCCGGAATCCTCTTCCGTCTAGCTTAGCCCTTTTTGCGGCGAATATCAATATGCCGCTTCCTCATCAAGTGGGTAGGTACCGGCCTCACCCGGCGCCGGCCAGTTCACGCCCCCCCCACCCGGCACCGACTGGTCAAAGTGCACCAGCGACCCGGTCATCAGTCCCGATTCGGCCGACGCCATCCACGCGATGGCGCGCGCCGCCTCCTCGGGCTGGATGAGCCGGCCAAAAGGCAACCGCTCAGAGGCTTGCTCGCGCCAGTCGTCCCCTCGTTGATCCACCTCACGCTGGATCACGTCCTCGACCGGCGTATCCGTCCACCCCAGCAACAGCGCATTCACGCGGATGCGATGGCGCATCACCGCGTACGCCACATTTTTCGTAAACACCGACAGCGCTCCCTTCGAAGCCGCGTACGGGCATAACGTGGGCAATCCGCCCGTGGACACCACGCTCGAGACGTTGACGATGGCCCCTTCGATCCGCTGTTCGACCATCCGGTTCACGCAGGCCTGCGTAAGGATAAACGGTGCGCGCACATTGACGGCCATCAGCCGATCCCACAACGCCACTGACGTATCGTAGATGCTGCCGCGCGTCGACAGCCCCGCGGCATTCACGAGGACGTGCACGGCGCCGAACCGGTCGTACGCGACCTCGACGATGCGTCGACACGCCTCGACGCTTTCGAGGTCGCCATCGACAAAAAGGGTAGGGCATCCGCCGGCGTTCAGCGTCCGGGCCACCAGCGCACCACGCTCCGCCTGCCGATCCGTCACAAGCAGCCCCGACGCGCCACGCGCCGCAAATACACGGGCGACCGCTTCGCCGACACCACTCGCCGCCCCGGTTACCAGAGCTACTTTTCCTTCAAAATCTGTCAGATGCATCGTCGTCACCGAGTGGTATGTGTTTTCGATCACGGCGTGAATATAGATCCCGACTCTCTGGCTTGCGAGCTGACTGGCACGACCGATATCTGTGAAATACCACCCGGACGGAACCGGGGCTCGCGGCGGGGTGTCCTCAAAGAGAAACCGCGTACGTACACGATCCGACACACACCTCGTCGTTTACGCACGCCCCGTTTTGCGCCCCCCTCCCCCTACGATGGCCTGGAAATGCCTGTTCGTGCGAGCGATCGGCCCAGGTACTATCACCGAAGGGTTCGTGGGTCGCTTTTTGCTAAAGGCACCTCACCCCCCGGCCGTCTTTCCTCTGGGCAGTATCTATGCCCGCGCCTCCGGCCAAGCGCCGCGCGCTGTGTATCCTCTTTTTTGATCTACGACTATGTACGAGCAGACGACTCGATCCGCACGTCCGGTGCGGCCCACGGCCATCGCCTTGCGCTTCGCCCTGGGGGCCCTGCTACTCCTGATGCTCACTGGCCTGGCCGACGATCCGAATCGCACCTCCCGATACCCGGATGATTACCTCCGCTGGAGTAACCCCGCCACCTGGCAGCGTCTCGGCGTACCCGTTCCCGGACCAGGCGCCGTCGTGACGATACCGGAAGGCGCCCACGTCGTGGTCGACCAAGACGTCACAGGCCTCGAGGGGCTCTTTGTCGAGGGCGGTCTATACTTCGACGACCGGGACCTTACCTTCAGCGCCGACTATGTCATCGTGCGTGGTCTATTCCAGATCGGGACCGAGGAGCGGCCGTACACGCACCAGGCCATGATCACACTTACGGCCAACTACACCGACCAAGACACCAGCATCGCATCCTGCGGCACCAAGGTCATTTGCGCCCTGGGCGGCAAACTCGACTGGCACGGCACCGCGACTTCGTCCACCTGGACGCGCCTGGCCGACGGTTCGACCGCTCAAGCCGGCGCGACCGCCATCACCCTCGAAGCTCCCGTCACCTGGGCGCCCGGGGATGAAATCGTCATCGTCAGTACCG
This region of Rhodothermales bacterium genomic DNA includes:
- a CDS encoding Gfo/Idh/MocA family oxidoreductase, which codes for MKHTGINRRTFMGQSAAAAFGALIVPRHVLGGPGFLAPSDMLNVASIGAGGMGASNMNNLVSQNIVAICDVDDRSVEASFVDREGKPREDRVALKAAYDKAKRYKDFREMLDKQKDIEGVVIATPDHTHAPAAVMAMKMGKHVYVQKPLTYTVHEARVLRQVAAETGVVTQMGNQGHSHDDGRKMLEWIWAGAIGTVSEVHVWTNRPIWPQGMARPEKGESAPKTLAWDLFLGPAPAVPYHPAYTPFSWRGWADWGTGALGDMGAHLIDHAYWALDLDAPTSVEAAGSPWGGEDKASYPLSTLVHYEFARGGRTPVKMTWYDGGLLPRRPPEMPADAEVNPGGGAMLIGDKGVIVYDTYGHNPRIFTKGPAMDVMSIPQTLPRIAVSHEMNWANACMGIGEANCPFSYSGPLTETMLLGVVALRAGYGRKLFWDAANGKFTNAPDADQYLHREYRKGWEL
- a CDS encoding SDR family oxidoreductase yields the protein MHLTDFEGKVALVTGAASGVGEAVARVFAARGASGLLVTDRQAERGALVARTLNAGGCPTLFVDGDLESVEACRRIVEVAYDRFGAVHVLVNAAGLSTRGSIYDTSVALWDRLMAVNVRAPFILTQACVNRMVEQRIEGAIVNVSSVVSTGGLPTLCPYAASKGALSVFTKNVAYAVMRHRIRVNALLLGWTDTPVEDVIQREVDQRGDDWREQASERLPFGRLIQPEEAARAIAWMASAESGLMTGSLVHFDQSVPGGGGVNWPAPGEAGTYPLDEEAAY